The Enterobacter kobei genome has a segment encoding these proteins:
- a CDS encoding VOC family protein gives MKDIDVGFTHVAFMVRDLEKSITFYRRYAGMDVIHSREPGLPDARKVAWLTDHTRPFALVLVQADNVTDTPLGNFGHLGIACATREEIDRKTAMATEEGVLRKAPEDLGDPIGYYVFFADPDGNTLELSYGQRVGLTATGENASE, from the coding sequence ATGAAAGACATCGATGTAGGCTTCACGCATGTTGCGTTTATGGTCAGGGACCTGGAAAAAAGCATCACGTTCTATCGCCGATACGCCGGGATGGATGTTATTCATTCGCGTGAACCCGGTCTTCCTGATGCCCGAAAAGTGGCATGGTTGACTGACCACACCCGTCCTTTTGCGCTGGTTCTGGTGCAGGCAGACAACGTGACCGATACGCCGCTGGGGAATTTTGGCCACCTTGGGATTGCCTGCGCTACGCGTGAAGAAATTGACAGAAAAACGGCGATGGCCACTGAGGAAGGGGTATTACGTAAAGCACCGGAGGATCTGGGTGATCCCATCGGGTATTACGTATTCTTTGCCGATCCTGACGGAAATACCTTAGAGCTCTCATATGGTCAGCGTGTCGGGCTGACAGCGACGGGTGAGAACGCATCTGAATAA
- a CDS encoding DUF1294 domain-containing protein, which translates to MTLNRFCFLLLLVAAIGSFFSSSSFAVWFLLINVLTMAIYGADKTAARKGMRRVPETTLLLYGVVGGWPGAILGQQLFRHKTQKQPFKTWFWISVVVSLSAMMALFYFSPFTPY; encoded by the coding sequence ATGACGCTCAATCGTTTTTGTTTTTTGCTCCTGCTTGTCGCTGCGATCGGCAGCTTTTTCTCCTCGTCTTCCTTTGCCGTGTGGTTCCTGCTGATCAATGTGCTGACAATGGCCATTTATGGCGCCGATAAAACGGCAGCACGGAAAGGGATGCGCAGGGTGCCGGAAACTACGTTACTCCTGTACGGTGTTGTGGGAGGGTGGCCTGGCGCGATTTTGGGTCAACAACTCTTTCGCCATAAAACGCAAAAGCAGCCGTTCAAAACCTGGTTTTGGATCAGTGTTGTGGTGAGTCTCTCAGCCATGATGGCGCTGTTTTATTTCTCTCCTTTTACCCCTTATTGA
- the ttcA gene encoding tRNA 2-thiocytidine(32) synthetase TtcA, which translates to MQANQEINKKEQYNLNKLQKRLRRNVGEAIADFNMIEEGDRIMVCLSGGKDSYTMLEILRNLQQSAPVNFSLVAVNLDQKQPGFPEHILPEYLENLGVEYKIVEENTYGIVKEKIPEGKTTCSLCSRLRRGILYRTATELGATKIALGHHRDDILQTLFLNMFYGGKMKGMPPKLMSDDGKHIVIRPLAYCREKDIERFSQAKGFPIIPCNLCGSQPNLQRQVIGDMLRDWDKRYPGRIETMFSAMQNVVPSHLADVELFDFKGINHDSEVVNGGDLAFDREEIPMQPAGWQPEDDDNQLDELRLNVLEVK; encoded by the coding sequence ATGCAAGCTAATCAAGAAATTAACAAGAAAGAGCAATACAACCTGAACAAACTGCAAAAGCGTCTGCGCCGTAACGTGGGCGAAGCCATTGCAGACTTCAACATGATTGAAGAAGGCGACCGCATCATGGTTTGCCTGTCAGGCGGTAAAGACAGCTACACCATGCTGGAGATCCTGCGCAATCTTCAGCAAAGCGCGCCGGTTAATTTTTCGCTGGTAGCGGTCAACCTTGACCAGAAACAGCCGGGTTTTCCGGAACACATCCTGCCGGAATACCTTGAAAACCTGGGCGTTGAGTACAAGATCGTCGAAGAAAATACCTACGGCATAGTGAAAGAGAAGATCCCGGAAGGGAAAACGACCTGCTCGCTTTGCTCCCGTCTGCGCCGTGGCATTCTCTATCGTACCGCGACGGAACTGGGTGCGACCAAAATTGCGCTGGGCCATCACCGCGATGATATCCTGCAGACGCTGTTCCTGAATATGTTCTACGGTGGCAAGATGAAAGGCATGCCGCCTAAACTGATGAGCGATGACGGCAAGCACATTGTGATCCGCCCTCTTGCCTACTGCCGCGAAAAAGACATTGAGCGTTTTTCACAGGCGAAAGGGTTCCCGATCATTCCATGTAACCTGTGCGGCTCTCAGCCAAACCTGCAGCGTCAGGTGATTGGCGACATGCTGCGCGACTGGGACAAACGTTACCCGGGTCGCATCGAAACCATGTTCAGCGCGATGCAAAACGTAGTCCCTTCACACCTCGCTGACGTTGAGCTCTTCGACTTCAAAGGCATCAACCATGATTCAGAGGTGGTGAATGGCGGTGACCTGGCATTTGACCGGGAAGAGATCCCCATGCAGCCTGCGGGCTGGCAGCCGGAAGACGATGATAACCAACTGGACGAACTGCGTCTGAACGTGCTGGAAGTGAAGTAA
- the dbpA gene encoding ATP-dependent RNA helicase DbpA, translating into MTAFSTLNVLPAAQLDNLNELGYLTMTPVQAAALPAILEGRDVRVQAKTGSGKTAAFGLGLLQHIDASLFQTQSLILCPTRELADQVAGELRRLARFMPNTKILTLCGGQPFGAQRDSLQHAPHIIVATPGRLLDHLQKGTVSLDALSTLVMDEADRMLDMGFSDAIDEVIRFAPDDRQTLLFSATWPEAIAAISGRVQKNPLTIEIDSVDALPAIEQQFFETSQQGKIPLLQKLLSQHQPASCVVFCNTKKDCQAVCDALNAAGQSALSLHGDLEQRDRDQTLVRFANGSARVLVATDVAARGLDIKSLELVVNFELAWDPEVHVHRIGRTARAGNSGLAISFCAPEEAQRANILAEMLQITLNWVNAPGSVKLVPLEAEMATLCIDGGKKAKMRPGDVLGALTGDIGLEGADIGKIAVHPAHVYVAVRQAVAHKAWKQLQNGKIKGKTCRVRLLK; encoded by the coding sequence GTGACCGCTTTTTCTACCCTGAATGTTCTGCCTGCCGCCCAACTCGACAACCTCAACGAGTTGGGATATCTCACGATGACGCCTGTTCAGGCGGCCGCGCTGCCCGCTATCCTTGAGGGCCGCGACGTACGCGTGCAGGCGAAAACCGGCAGTGGGAAAACGGCCGCATTCGGTCTTGGTCTGCTGCAGCATATTGACGCGTCGCTGTTCCAGACTCAGTCGCTGATATTGTGCCCGACCCGCGAGCTGGCAGACCAGGTCGCGGGTGAACTGCGTCGCCTGGCGCGCTTTATGCCCAATACCAAGATCCTGACGCTCTGTGGTGGACAGCCGTTCGGCGCACAGCGTGATTCGCTCCAGCATGCGCCACACATTATTGTCGCGACGCCTGGCCGCCTGCTTGATCACCTGCAAAAAGGCACCGTTTCGCTGGATGCATTAAGCACGCTGGTGATGGATGAGGCGGACAGAATGCTGGATATGGGCTTCAGTGATGCCATTGATGAAGTGATCCGCTTCGCGCCGGACGATCGCCAGACGTTGCTATTCTCTGCGACCTGGCCTGAAGCCATCGCCGCAATCAGCGGTCGCGTGCAGAAAAATCCGCTCACTATCGAGATAGACAGCGTCGACGCGCTCCCGGCCATCGAACAGCAGTTCTTTGAAACCTCACAGCAGGGAAAAATCCCGCTCCTGCAGAAATTGCTGAGCCAGCATCAGCCTGCGTCGTGCGTGGTGTTTTGTAATACTAAAAAAGACTGTCAGGCGGTGTGTGATGCGCTGAATGCGGCGGGGCAGAGCGCCTTATCTTTGCATGGCGATCTGGAACAGCGCGATCGCGATCAGACCCTGGTGCGTTTCGCCAACGGTAGCGCCCGTGTTCTGGTGGCGACCGACGTGGCGGCGCGCGGTCTGGATATCAAATCCCTTGAGCTGGTAGTGAACTTTGAGCTGGCATGGGATCCCGAAGTCCACGTCCACCGTATTGGCCGTACCGCACGTGCAGGAAACAGCGGTCTTGCCATCAGCTTCTGTGCGCCGGAAGAGGCGCAGCGCGCCAATATTCTCGCTGAAATGCTGCAGATCACGCTGAACTGGGTGAATGCACCGGGCAGCGTTAAACTCGTGCCGCTGGAGGCCGAAATGGCGACGCTGTGTATTGATGGCGGCAAAAAAGCCAAGATGCGTCCGGGTGATGTGTTAGGGGCATTAACCGGCGATATCGGTCTGGAAGGGGCGGATATCGGTAAGATTGCGGTTCATCCGGCGCATGTTTATGTGGCCGTGCGTCAGGCAGTTGCCCATAAGGCATGGAAGCAGCTGCAAAATGGCAAGATTAAAGGTAAAACCTGCCGCGTACGTCTACTGAAATAA
- the zntB gene encoding zinc transporter ZntB produces MESIKGSELNVPDAVFAWVLDGRGGARPLEDNDVIDNEHPCWLHLNYTHPESADWLATTPLLPNNVRDALAGESLRPRVSRMGDGTLITLRCINGSTDERPDQLVAMRVYMDDGLIVSTRQRKVLALDDIVNDLKEGTGPVDCGSWLVDVCDALTDHASEFIEELHDKIIDLEDNLLDQQIPPRGFLALLRKQLIVMRRYMTPQRDVYARLASERLNWMNDDQRRRMQDIADRLGRGLDEIDSCIARTAVMADEIAQVMQESLARRTYTMSLMAMVFLPSTFLTGLFGVNLGGIPGGAYHYGFTAFCVMLVVLIGGVAWWLHRSKWL; encoded by the coding sequence GTGGAGAGCATTAAAGGATCAGAACTTAACGTTCCTGACGCAGTTTTTGCGTGGGTGCTGGACGGTCGCGGCGGTGCCCGGCCGCTGGAAGATAATGATGTCATTGATAATGAGCATCCCTGCTGGCTACATCTCAACTATACCCATCCGGAAAGTGCTGACTGGCTGGCCACGACCCCGTTGTTGCCCAACAACGTGCGCGACGCCCTGGCAGGAGAAAGCCTGCGCCCACGTGTGAGCAGAATGGGTGACGGAACGCTTATCACCCTGCGCTGCATAAATGGCAGTACGGATGAACGTCCCGATCAACTGGTGGCGATGCGCGTCTATATGGACGATGGGCTGATTGTGTCCACCCGCCAGCGGAAGGTCCTGGCGCTGGACGACATTGTGAACGATCTCAAAGAGGGAACCGGACCGGTCGACTGCGGTAGCTGGCTGGTGGACGTCTGTGACGCCCTGACCGATCATGCGAGCGAGTTTATTGAAGAGCTGCACGATAAAATCATCGACCTGGAAGATAACCTGCTCGATCAACAGATCCCACCGCGCGGCTTTCTGGCGTTATTGCGTAAGCAATTGATCGTGATGCGTCGCTATATGACACCGCAGCGGGATGTGTATGCCCGTCTGGCCAGCGAAAGACTCAACTGGATGAATGACGATCAGCGCCGCAGAATGCAGGACATAGCTGACAGACTCGGCAGGGGACTTGATGAGATCGACTCCTGTATCGCGCGAACGGCGGTGATGGCGGATGAAATTGCTCAGGTGATGCAGGAGTCACTGGCGAGAAGAACCTATACGATGTCTCTGATGGCGATGGTCTTCTTACCCAGTACCTTCCTGACAGGGCTGTTTGGCGTCAATCTGGGGGGGATCCCCGGTGGTGCTTACCATTACGGCTTCACCGCGTTTTGCGTCATGTTAGTTGTTTTGATTGGTGGTGTTGCATGGTGGTTGCATCGTAGTAAATGGCTGTAA
- a CDS encoding methyl-accepting chemotaxis protein, which yields MLRNISVRTFIAWFLLCLFLVNAGIVALFSSNFSLFISINLVNFVALFLLWSYMTKFLVTPINTVKKSIEEVTAGNLGVSIPEFGNNCAGRLIPGINSLSSNIATLVREIRASSQNAMTLSDQLSARSAQLSVKTEQQSASLVQTAASMEQMAASTRNNADNTRLASEQANVATLQARKGGELMEQVASNMQSITECAQQMTEIISLIDGIAFQTNILALNAAVEAARAGDHGKGFSVVAEEVRNLAHRSAEAAKNIKTLIDVTSSNVTQGASVVSEAEKNMHEIVTGSGNVSRLMDEISTSTAEQEKGIYQITLALSELERVTQSNVAMAEELNGSSDVLRNQVIELQTRTRNFRLEQGHSPSSLTGPAPFLQRPEHSL from the coding sequence ATGCTAAGAAATATTAGTGTCAGGACCTTCATTGCCTGGTTCCTGTTATGCCTTTTTTTGGTAAATGCAGGTATCGTTGCTCTATTTTCCAGCAATTTCTCTCTCTTCATTTCGATTAATCTGGTTAATTTCGTTGCGCTGTTTTTGCTCTGGAGTTATATGACGAAGTTTCTTGTGACGCCGATCAATACTGTGAAAAAAAGTATTGAAGAAGTGACCGCAGGTAATCTTGGTGTCTCAATCCCTGAGTTTGGCAATAACTGCGCGGGACGATTAATCCCTGGAATTAATAGTCTTTCCAGTAACATTGCGACGCTGGTGCGTGAGATCAGGGCGTCATCTCAAAACGCCATGACCTTGTCGGATCAACTCTCTGCCCGTAGCGCTCAGCTCTCGGTGAAAACCGAGCAGCAGTCTGCCTCTCTGGTGCAAACCGCTGCCAGTATGGAGCAGATGGCGGCAAGCACCCGAAACAATGCCGATAACACCCGTCTGGCGAGCGAGCAGGCAAACGTCGCGACATTGCAGGCGCGTAAGGGAGGAGAGCTGATGGAGCAGGTTGCCAGCAATATGCAATCCATAACCGAGTGCGCGCAGCAGATGACGGAAATTATCTCCCTAATCGACGGGATTGCATTCCAGACAAATATCCTGGCGCTTAACGCGGCGGTTGAGGCGGCGCGGGCGGGCGATCACGGCAAAGGGTTCTCCGTCGTTGCGGAAGAGGTGAGAAACCTGGCGCACCGCAGTGCGGAGGCCGCGAAAAACATCAAGACGCTGATTGACGTCACCAGCAGTAATGTTACCCAGGGTGCCAGCGTCGTGTCGGAAGCGGAAAAGAATATGCATGAAATCGTGACCGGTTCCGGCAATGTCAGCCGGTTGATGGATGAGATTTCTACCTCGACCGCTGAGCAGGAGAAAGGCATTTACCAGATCACCCTGGCGCTGTCTGAACTGGAGCGGGTCACGCAAAGTAACGTCGCGATGGCGGAGGAACTCAATGGTTCCTCTGATGTCCTGCGTAATCAGGTGATTGAACTGCAAACGCGGACACGCAATTTCAGGCTTGAGCAGGGACACTCGCCGTCATCGTTGACCGGCCCTGCACCTTTCCTCCAGCGGCCTGAGCACTCGCTCTGA
- a CDS encoding putative bifunctional diguanylate cyclase/phosphodiesterase produces MLNISWDPVLIAVSYLVAFIASFVALDSAGKIPLSSRKAALFWRIAGGVTLGIGIWSMHFIGMLSMQMPMMMSYDLWITLASLGAAVIASTTAINIAVTGKHLSLFRLTVATIILSAGVVSMHYIGMAALMLEGSILWDQRIVGLSVVIAVVASGVALWLAFRLRDKHKGVFVNRILAALVMGAAICAMHYTGMSAAHFHEMARTLPGGIGELGLSIWVSVTTLSLLGVMLIISLIDSHWRTTRLTDNLRQLNRQLELQARFDALTGLANHHQMDIRMQDCLRSALLSKRQFAVIFLNVDHFKRVNDTWGHSVGDELLITIAQRITSRLTREMTLARLGGDAFILLVPECDDEKLNTLLTTLLADMRRPLSLCGHTLNTTISAGVSLYPKDGETLHELKFKADAALQHIKEDGRNGWAIYRPEMSTTMPAQPGFLQALSQALERDQFELWYQPTWHAEDKTIHGFEALLRWRHPEQGVLLPGLFLPTLEQTGLIIPVGNWAIEAACRQLHFWTEQGFSQWTLSLNLSPVQFEQPDIFHIVSSMLEKYNLSPSRLILEVTESTALKNLDRSIELLNAFNHAGVTVSIDDFGTGYSNLLMLSVLPAKELKIDKSFVTSMLENEKSRKLVETIINIARTMEMNVVAEGIETDEQQAILTSLGCDYLQGFLFSRPLPAEQVPWLLLQKNSDKQIIPMSKIHTDPAFISQKNHA; encoded by the coding sequence ATGCTCAATATATCGTGGGACCCTGTGTTGATTGCTGTCTCTTATCTGGTGGCGTTTATCGCCTCCTTTGTAGCTCTGGACAGCGCCGGGAAAATTCCCCTTTCCAGCCGAAAAGCGGCTTTGTTCTGGCGGATTGCCGGAGGCGTAACGCTGGGCATTGGGATCTGGTCAATGCATTTCATCGGCATGCTGTCGATGCAAATGCCCATGATGATGAGCTACGACCTCTGGATAACGCTGGCCTCACTTGGTGCGGCGGTTATAGCCTCCACAACGGCCATTAATATTGCCGTTACGGGCAAACACCTCTCCCTGTTTAGACTGACAGTCGCCACGATCATTCTCAGCGCTGGCGTGGTCTCGATGCACTATATCGGTATGGCCGCATTGATGCTGGAGGGAAGCATCCTCTGGGATCAGCGGATTGTCGGTTTGTCCGTGGTAATTGCGGTTGTCGCCTCCGGTGTGGCGTTGTGGCTGGCTTTTCGTCTCCGGGATAAGCACAAAGGGGTCTTTGTAAATCGCATACTCGCGGCCTTAGTCATGGGTGCCGCCATCTGCGCAATGCATTATACGGGCATGAGTGCCGCGCATTTCCATGAGATGGCACGCACGCTTCCCGGCGGGATCGGCGAGCTGGGATTATCCATATGGGTTTCCGTCACCACGCTCTCACTTCTTGGCGTGATGTTAATTATTTCGCTAATCGATTCGCACTGGCGCACCACCCGGCTGACGGACAATTTGCGACAACTCAATCGCCAGCTTGAGCTTCAGGCTCGCTTCGATGCCCTCACCGGGCTCGCAAACCATCATCAGATGGATATCCGAATGCAGGACTGTCTTCGCAGCGCCTTGCTGAGCAAGAGACAGTTTGCCGTGATCTTCCTGAATGTCGATCACTTCAAACGCGTGAATGATACCTGGGGCCACAGCGTGGGTGATGAGTTACTAATCACTATTGCCCAGCGCATTACGTCCCGGCTTACCCGTGAGATGACGCTGGCCAGACTGGGCGGGGATGCTTTTATCCTGCTGGTTCCCGAATGTGATGATGAAAAGCTTAATACCCTGCTCACCACCCTCCTCGCGGATATGCGCCGCCCGCTTTCACTCTGCGGTCACACGCTGAACACCACCATCAGCGCGGGGGTCAGCCTCTATCCGAAAGATGGCGAAACGCTACATGAACTGAAGTTTAAGGCTGATGCAGCCTTACAACATATTAAAGAGGATGGACGTAACGGCTGGGCAATTTACCGTCCGGAGATGTCAACAACAATGCCGGCGCAACCGGGTTTTCTTCAGGCGCTTTCTCAGGCCCTGGAACGCGATCAGTTTGAGCTCTGGTATCAGCCAACCTGGCACGCGGAAGATAAGACGATCCACGGTTTTGAAGCACTTCTCCGCTGGCGTCATCCGGAGCAAGGCGTTTTGCTGCCGGGACTGTTTTTACCCACGCTGGAACAAACGGGTTTGATTATTCCGGTTGGCAACTGGGCGATTGAGGCCGCGTGTCGGCAGCTTCATTTCTGGACGGAACAGGGTTTCAGTCAGTGGACATTGTCGCTCAATTTATCCCCCGTTCAGTTCGAACAGCCGGATATCTTTCACATCGTCTCGTCGATGTTGGAAAAATATAATCTGTCTCCCTCCCGGCTGATTCTGGAGGTAACAGAGAGTACTGCGCTTAAAAATCTCGACCGCAGTATCGAGCTCCTGAACGCCTTTAACCATGCGGGTGTCACCGTCTCTATTGATGATTTTGGTACTGGCTATTCTAACCTGCTGATGTTAAGCGTTCTCCCGGCAAAAGAGCTAAAAATTGATAAGAGTTTTGTCACCTCTATGCTGGAAAACGAGAAAAGCCGTAAGCTGGTGGAAACCATTATTAATATCGCCCGGACCATGGAGATGAATGTGGTTGCTGAGGGCATTGAAACGGACGAACAGCAGGCGATACTGACCAGCCTTGGCTGTGACTATCTGCAGGGGTTCCTTTTCTCCCGCCCATTGCCTGCGGAACAAGTTCCGTGGCTGCTGCTACAGAAAAACTCAGATAAACAAATTATACCCATGAGTAAAATTCATACGGATCCCGCATTTATTTCACAAAAAAATCATGCCTGA
- a CDS encoding sensor domain-containing diguanylate cyclase, whose product MSQNGFDALNAIKTPVWLISPVSEQIIFANVAATQLMGNKTLDGLRKGTCSASAQSVLSMYVPELKNDHDIVEIWTISRAGQDTPLSCRLSLSHFTPYGDVIVFEGISSQAPSGLKASRSTTYQRKKQGFYARFFLTNSAPMLLIDPARDGQIVDANLAALSFYGYSHDEMCNKHTWEINTLGRGVMPIMTEIAALPGGHKPFNFVHRLADGTTRHVQTYAGPIEIYGDKLMLCIIHDITEQKRLELELENAALRDSMTGLLNRRQFYNIIDQTSLSHLSAQQQFSLLLVDTDHFKNINDLFGHLKGDEVLIALSRTLEACSRQDDLVFRWGGEEFVILLPRTSLDTAMKIAESVRAAVTRITIPGLPRFTVSIGVARHEPEESIDELFKRVDDALYRAKNDGRNKVLAA is encoded by the coding sequence ATGTCGCAAAATGGTTTTGATGCGCTGAATGCAATTAAAACGCCCGTGTGGCTCATATCTCCTGTTTCAGAACAGATCATTTTTGCCAATGTGGCCGCAACACAGCTGATGGGTAATAAAACACTGGATGGCTTGCGTAAAGGCACCTGTTCCGCAAGTGCGCAAAGCGTGTTGTCGATGTATGTTCCTGAACTGAAAAACGATCACGATATTGTCGAGATCTGGACGATTAGCCGTGCCGGGCAAGATACACCGTTAAGCTGCCGCCTCTCTCTCTCCCACTTCACGCCTTATGGCGATGTTATCGTTTTTGAAGGGATTTCTTCTCAGGCCCCATCAGGCCTGAAAGCCAGCCGTTCCACAACCTATCAGCGTAAAAAACAGGGTTTCTACGCCCGTTTTTTCCTGACCAACAGTGCGCCAATGCTGTTAATCGACCCTGCCCGCGACGGGCAAATTGTCGATGCAAACCTGGCCGCGCTCAGCTTTTATGGCTATTCGCATGATGAAATGTGCAATAAACACACCTGGGAGATAAATACCCTGGGGAGAGGTGTCATGCCCATTATGACGGAGATTGCCGCACTGCCCGGCGGACATAAGCCGTTTAATTTTGTTCACCGCCTTGCCGATGGCACCACCCGCCATGTCCAGACCTACGCGGGGCCCATTGAGATTTACGGTGACAAACTGATGCTGTGCATCATCCACGATATCACCGAACAAAAAAGGCTCGAGCTGGAGCTGGAAAATGCTGCGTTACGTGACTCAATGACAGGCTTACTTAACCGACGCCAGTTCTACAATATTATCGATCAAACCAGCCTGAGCCACCTTTCCGCGCAACAGCAATTTAGCCTGCTGCTGGTGGATACCGATCATTTTAAAAACATCAACGACCTCTTCGGCCATCTGAAAGGTGATGAGGTGCTTATCGCCCTTTCCCGCACGCTGGAAGCCTGCAGCAGGCAAGATGACCTCGTGTTTCGCTGGGGAGGGGAAGAGTTTGTCATCCTGCTGCCGCGCACCTCTCTCGACACTGCCATGAAGATTGCCGAATCCGTCCGCGCGGCGGTAACCCGTATCACCATACCCGGATTACCCCGTTTTACCGTCAGCATTGGTGTGGCAAGGCATGAACCGGAAGAGAGTATTGATGAGCTGTTTAAACGCGTAGACGACGCGCTCTATCGCGCCAAAAACGATGGACGTAATAAAGTCCTTGCGGCATGA
- a CDS encoding Ecr family regulatory small membrane protein: MGKTEIILTLIIFILIIFGLWLIFSGEIWYFVEYLENTLYPTFDAL; the protein is encoded by the coding sequence ATGGGAAAGACTGAAATAATACTCACCTTAATCATTTTCATCCTTATTATATTTGGCTTGTGGTTGATTTTTAGCGGTGAGATCTGGTATTTCGTTGAATATCTGGAAAATACCCTGTACCCGACCTTCGATGCGCTGTAG
- a CDS encoding DJ-1/PfpI family protein — protein MSKKILMLVGDYAEDYETMVPFQALQMIGHQVDAVCPDKPKGDYIMTAIHDFDGAQTYSEKPGHRFVLNADFSAAREQDYDALLIPGGRAPEYLRLNDDVLKLVQAFDEARKPIAAVCHGPQLLAAAGILKGRTCSAYPACAPEVRLSGGHYASIGIDQAHVDGNLVTAPAWPAHPQWLAKFSALLE, from the coding sequence ATGAGCAAGAAAATCCTGATGTTGGTTGGCGATTACGCCGAAGATTATGAAACCATGGTCCCGTTTCAGGCATTACAGATGATTGGTCATCAGGTGGATGCCGTTTGCCCCGACAAACCGAAGGGGGACTACATCATGACGGCAATCCATGACTTCGACGGTGCCCAGACCTACAGCGAAAAGCCCGGCCACCGTTTTGTCCTCAATGCTGACTTTTCCGCCGCACGGGAGCAGGACTATGACGCACTGCTTATCCCAGGCGGCAGAGCGCCAGAATATTTGCGGTTAAATGACGATGTGCTCAAGCTGGTGCAGGCATTTGACGAGGCACGTAAGCCAATCGCCGCCGTGTGCCATGGTCCGCAACTGCTTGCTGCTGCCGGCATACTAAAAGGCCGAACCTGCAGCGCCTACCCGGCGTGTGCGCCTGAAGTGCGTCTTAGCGGTGGACACTACGCCAGTATCGGCATCGACCAGGCACATGTAGACGGTAATCTGGTCACCGCCCCCGCCTGGCCCGCTCATCCACAGTGGCTGGCGAAGTTTAGCGCTTTGCTGGAGTAA